One window of the Desmospora activa DSM 45169 genome contains the following:
- the ftsH gene encoding ATP-dependent zinc metalloprotease FtsH yields MKGIFRNAGLYIILILISLGALSLILNPMAETEQLSYTQFQKKLADGEIKNVTTIREEGRAYYIEGKYNNQDKTFTTYGPYGQGSTVVKDLKDAGIDVKYEKAKGDSLWLTLFTTFIPFLIILLLFFYLFSQAQGGGNRVMNFGKSKAKMYNEEKKKVTFDDVAGADEEKAELVEVVDFLKDHRKFSTVGARIPKGVLLFGPPGTGKTLLARAVAGEAGVPFFSISGSDFVEMFVGVGASRVRDLFEQAKKNKPCIIFIDEIDAVGRQRGAGLGGGHDEREQTLNQLLVEMDGFGVNDGIIMIAATNRPDILDPALLRPGRFDRQITVNRPDVKGREAVLKVHARNKPLAEDVKLDVIAQRTTGFTGADLENLLNEAALLAARRDLKKITMEEVEEAIDRVIAGPEKKSRVISQKEKKTVAFHEAGHTIVGYYLEHADTVHKVTVVPRGQAGGYVVMLPKEDRFLMTKNELLDRVTGLLGGRAAEEVAFGEISTGAHNDFEKATAIVRSMITEYGMSKRLAPMQFGRSQGQVFLGRDIGHEQNYSDAIAYEIDQEMQELINESYARAKKLLEEKRDKMELLADTLLVKETLDADEIRQLLENGKLDKPVEPKVSVNIQGKDEEKSEPDTSADADKADDTTDTAEPETTDSSHDEQENKDDKDKPSS; encoded by the coding sequence ATGAAAGGTATTTTCCGGAACGCCGGATTATATATAATTCTCATCCTCATATCCCTTGGGGCTTTAAGCTTAATTCTCAACCCCATGGCGGAAACAGAACAACTAAGCTATACCCAATTTCAGAAAAAATTAGCCGATGGTGAGATCAAGAATGTAACAACGATTCGAGAAGAAGGCCGTGCTTACTACATCGAGGGCAAATACAATAACCAGGACAAAACCTTTACCACCTATGGGCCTTATGGTCAAGGAAGCACGGTTGTTAAGGATTTAAAAGATGCTGGGATCGACGTGAAATATGAGAAAGCCAAAGGGGACTCTCTTTGGTTGACGCTGTTTACTACTTTTATTCCTTTCCTCATCATTCTCTTGCTTTTCTTCTACTTGTTCAGTCAAGCCCAAGGCGGCGGCAACCGCGTTATGAACTTCGGCAAGAGCAAGGCGAAGATGTACAACGAGGAGAAAAAGAAAGTTACCTTTGACGATGTGGCCGGTGCCGATGAGGAGAAAGCCGAATTGGTGGAAGTGGTCGATTTCCTCAAAGACCACCGCAAATTTTCCACTGTGGGCGCTCGTATTCCCAAAGGGGTGCTCCTGTTTGGACCGCCGGGAACAGGTAAAACGTTGTTGGCCCGGGCGGTTGCCGGGGAAGCCGGTGTTCCCTTTTTCAGCATCAGTGGCTCCGACTTTGTGGAGATGTTTGTCGGGGTGGGTGCGTCCCGTGTGCGGGACCTGTTTGAGCAGGCGAAAAAGAACAAACCCTGTATCATCTTTATCGATGAGATCGATGCAGTGGGACGGCAGCGTGGCGCCGGTCTCGGCGGCGGCCACGATGAGCGGGAACAAACCTTGAATCAGCTGTTGGTGGAGATGGACGGCTTTGGTGTAAATGATGGAATTATCATGATCGCCGCCACCAACCGTCCCGACATTCTGGATCCGGCGCTGTTGCGTCCGGGTCGTTTCGACCGCCAGATCACGGTAAACCGACCTGATGTTAAAGGGCGGGAAGCGGTGCTGAAAGTACACGCTCGCAACAAACCTTTGGCTGAAGACGTCAAGTTGGATGTGATCGCCCAGCGTACCACCGGCTTTACCGGTGCGGACTTGGAAAATCTCTTAAACGAGGCGGCATTGTTGGCGGCCCGTCGCGACCTGAAAAAAATCACGATGGAAGAAGTGGAAGAAGCGATTGACCGCGTGATTGCCGGACCGGAGAAGAAAAGCCGCGTCATCAGTCAAAAAGAGAAAAAGACGGTCGCCTTTCATGAGGCGGGTCATACCATTGTCGGCTACTATCTGGAGCATGCCGACACCGTACACAAAGTAACCGTCGTTCCTCGGGGACAGGCGGGCGGTTATGTGGTGATGCTGCCCAAGGAAGACCGCTTCCTGATGACCAAAAACGAGTTGTTGGATCGAGTGACCGGATTGTTGGGTGGTCGTGCCGCGGAAGAAGTCGCTTTTGGCGAAATCAGCACCGGTGCTCACAACGACTTTGAGAAGGCTACCGCGATTGTGCGTAGCATGATCACCGAATACGGGATGAGCAAACGTCTGGCACCGATGCAGTTTGGCCGCAGTCAAGGTCAAGTATTCCTGGGACGGGATATCGGACATGAGCAAAACTACAGCGATGCGATTGCATACGAGATCGACCAGGAGATGCAAGAGCTGATCAATGAATCCTATGCCCGTGCCAAAAAGCTACTGGAAGAAAAACGGGATAAAATGGAGCTACTTGCTGACACTTTGCTGGTAAAAGAAACACTGGATGCCGATGAAATCCGACAACTGCTGGAAAACGGCAAGCTGGACAAACCGGTGGAACCGAAAGTGTCGGTTAACATCCAGGGTAAGGACGAGGAAAAGAGCGAACCCGACACCTCTGCTGACGCCGACAAGGCGGATGATACAACCGATACAGCAGAGCCGGAAACGACGGACTCCTCTCACGATGAACAGGAAAACAAAGACGATAAAGATAAACCCTCTTCTTGA
- the hpt gene encoding hypoxanthine phosphoribosyltransferase, whose protein sequence is MHEDIREVLLSQEVIQQKVRELGQQLTQDYRDLNPLCICVLKGAFPFMSDLVRAIDTHLEVDFMAVSSYGDSTQSSGVVRIVKDLDASVENRHVLVMEDIIDSGLTLSYLLELLRGRNAASVKVVTLLDKPSRRTTGLKPDYCGFEVPDAFVVGYGLDYAEKYRNLSYVGVLKEEVYSD, encoded by the coding sequence ATGCACGAAGACATCCGTGAAGTCCTGTTGTCCCAGGAAGTGATTCAGCAGAAAGTGCGGGAACTGGGACAACAGTTGACCCAAGATTACCGGGATTTAAACCCCCTTTGCATCTGTGTTCTAAAGGGGGCATTTCCGTTCATGTCCGATCTGGTCCGTGCCATCGATACGCATCTTGAGGTTGACTTTATGGCTGTTTCCAGCTATGGCGACTCCACCCAATCTTCCGGGGTGGTGCGGATTGTAAAAGATCTGGATGCATCGGTGGAAAACCGGCACGTCCTGGTGATGGAGGACATAATCGACAGCGGCCTCACCCTCAGCTACTTGTTGGAGTTGTTGCGCGGTCGCAACGCCGCTTCTGTCAAAGTGGTTACACTGTTGGATAAGCCCTCTCGTCGTACCACTGGATTAAAACCGGATTATTGCGGCTTTGAGGTACCGGATGCGTTTGTGGTCGGGTATGGATTGGACTATGCCGAAAAATACCGCAATCTTTCCTATGTTGGTGTGTTAAAAGAAGAAGTCTACTCGGATTGA
- the tilS gene encoding tRNA lysidine(34) synthetase TilS yields the protein MLEERLTSWEEQLLPQGAGVIVGVSGGPDSMALLHRLWSAAAEKEWNVTAVHVDHGLRGEESAEDADHVQSWCRQQSIPCYVERVDVMGYMRKHGGNKQAVARELRYDAFYRVAQSVDATHVAVAHHADDQVETLLMRLLRGTGTQGLTGIPRRRRWRGMWMIRPWLHLSRADIRAYCATHRIPFRHDTSNEDPVYTRNRVRHELVPLLSSFNPRFDEALLQLSELATDEEQVWERLTKEAFHNVCTRVHEKGITLDIDRFNRLEVALQRRVIKLILNCLVKKSANEVDWQAVERVRTLTTGDNPSAQTPLPGGGWVQRQYHLLRFFSSAEEAKARAVPSSVSLQLPGEMAWGEGRICAQFVAGVPSATGRGLEAAVFDWERLPPALAVRARLPGDRMRPLGLGGSKKVKDLFIDAKIPQQERDGIPLVTAGNDIIWIPGVARSDIALCDADTRKTLVLRWTPDKGAH from the coding sequence ATGCTGGAAGAACGGTTAACCTCGTGGGAAGAGCAGTTGCTTCCACAGGGTGCAGGAGTGATTGTCGGTGTATCTGGCGGTCCCGATTCGATGGCGCTGTTGCATCGATTATGGTCAGCGGCAGCGGAGAAAGAATGGAACGTGACCGCGGTTCATGTGGATCATGGTTTGCGGGGGGAGGAGAGTGCGGAAGATGCCGACCATGTGCAATCATGGTGTCGGCAACAGAGCATTCCCTGTTATGTGGAACGGGTGGATGTCATGGGTTATATGCGTAAACACGGTGGAAACAAACAAGCTGTTGCAAGAGAACTGCGCTATGATGCTTTTTACCGTGTGGCACAGTCGGTGGATGCGACGCATGTGGCAGTGGCTCATCATGCCGATGATCAGGTGGAAACGCTGTTGATGCGACTATTGAGAGGAACCGGCACACAAGGGTTGACCGGTATCCCTCGCCGCCGCCGTTGGCGCGGCATGTGGATGATCCGTCCCTGGCTGCATCTCTCCCGCGCCGACATTCGAGCTTATTGCGCTACCCATCGCATTCCTTTTCGCCATGACACCAGCAACGAAGACCCCGTTTATACCCGCAATCGCGTTCGACATGAACTGGTTCCGCTGTTGTCCTCCTTTAACCCCCGTTTTGATGAGGCGTTGTTGCAATTGAGCGAGTTGGCAACCGACGAAGAGCAGGTTTGGGAACGTTTGACGAAAGAGGCGTTTCACAATGTTTGTACAAGGGTACACGAAAAGGGAATCACACTGGATATTGACCGGTTTAACCGACTGGAAGTTGCTTTACAACGCAGGGTGATTAAACTAATATTAAATTGTCTTGTGAAAAAATCAGCAAACGAGGTCGATTGGCAAGCGGTGGAGCGCGTTCGGACGCTGACCACCGGTGATAACCCGTCCGCGCAAACCCCATTGCCTGGAGGTGGATGGGTTCAGCGTCAATACCACCTCCTCCGTTTTTTTTCTTCCGCCGAAGAGGCAAAAGCAAGAGCTGTGCCTTCTTCCGTCTCGTTGCAACTGCCGGGAGAAATGGCATGGGGTGAGGGCAGAATTTGTGCCCAGTTTGTTGCGGGTGTTCCCTCCGCAACAGGGAGAGGCTTAGAGGCGGCTGTTTTTGATTGGGAGCGCCTGCCGCCGGCTCTTGCGGTTCGAGCACGCCTACCGGGAGACCGAATGCGTCCGTTGGGGTTAGGCGGTTCCAAAAAAGTGAAGGATCTGTTTATCGATGCCAAAATCCCACAACAAGAACGGGATGGAATCCCTTTGGTCACAGCGGGGAACGATATTATTTGGATCCCGGGCGTGGCGCGGTCAGACATTGCGCTGTGCGATGCCGATACCCGAAAAACGCTCGTTTTACGCTGGACTCCGGATAAGGGGGCGCACTGA